The following proteins are co-located in the Gossypium hirsutum isolate 1008001.06 chromosome A02, Gossypium_hirsutum_v2.1, whole genome shotgun sequence genome:
- the LOC107931635 gene encoding E3 ubiquitin-protein ligase APD2, protein MCSILNAMSQLNLHHDNSQSISLSSKDEDLVEWCDALNFFARLAAYIAILAVMVLVVLMILKYITELDNESGNLEVIRSVTVSETDRLWPEKTESITYGTCEDDIETGSCSSGEDLYDARICVICYDEQRNCFFVPCGHCATCYECALRIYDEENKVCPVCRRIIGKVRKLFAP, encoded by the exons ATGTGCTCCATTCTAAATGCAATGAGTCAACTCAATCTCCACCATGACAACTCTCAATCCATATCTTTATCGAGCAAG GACGAAGATCTAGTTGAATGGTGTGATGCTCTTAATTTCTTTGCACGTTTAGCAGCATATATTGCAATTTTAG CTGTGATGGTGTTGGTAGTTTTGATGATACTTAAGTACATAACTGAGCTCGATAATGAAAGTGGTAATTTAGAGGTTATTAGATCGGTGACTGTCTCTGAAACGGATCGTTTATGGCCCGAAAAGACAGAATCGATAACGTACGGTACGTGCGAAGACGACATAGAAACAGGAAGTTGTAGTAGTGGTGAGGATTTATATGACGCAAGGATTTGTGTGATTTGCTATGATGAACAAAGGAATTGTTTCTTTGTTCCATGTGGACATTGTGCTACATGCTATGAATGTGCTCTAAG GATTTATGATGAGGAAAATAAGGTGTGCCCAGTATGCAGAAGGATTATTGGCAAAGTTAGAAAACTTTTTGCTCCATAA
- the LOC107931677 gene encoding metal transporter Nramp3, which produces MPPEDNQVPLLSDEESDQDVAYESGEKVHIVGIDEPEDEGLLGTPPFSWKKLWLFTGPGFLMSIAFLDPGNLEGDLQAGAIAGYSLLWLLMWATVIGLLVQLLSARLGVATGRHLAELCREEYPTWARMVLWVMAELALIGADIQEVIGSAIAIKILSNGAIPLWAGVIITACDCFIFLFLENYGVRKLEAFFAVLIATMAVSFAWMFGETKPSGTELLLGVLIPKLSSKTIKQAVGVVGCIIMPHNVFLHSALVQSREIDHTKKGRVQEALNYYSIESAAALLISFIINLFVTTVFAKAFYGTEVASTIGLVNAGQYLQDKYGGGLFPILYIWAIGLLAAGQSSTITGTYAGQFIMGGFLNLKLKKWLRALITRSFAIVPTMIVALVFDTSEAALDVLNEWLNVLQSIQIPFALIPLLCLVSKEQIMGTFKIGSVLKTIAWLVAVLVIVINGYLLFDFFSNEVTGVMFTSIVFAFTGAYIAFIFYLVSWGFASSAWRRLSPSK; this is translated from the exons ATGCCACCGGAAGACAACCAGGTTCCACTATTGTCCGACGAGGAATCGGACCAAGATGTAGCGTACGAGTCAGGCGAAAAGGTTCACATCGTAGGAATCGACGAACCGGAGGATGAAGGCTTGTTGGGTACCCCACCTTTTTCTTGGAAAAAGCTATGGCTTTTCACCGGACCCGGTTTTTTAATGTCGATAGCGTTTTTGGATCCTGGGAATTTGGAAGGGGATCTTCAAGCCGGAGCTATAGCCGGTTACTCTTTGCTGTGGTTGTTGATGTGGGCTACGGTTATTGGTTTGTTGGTTCAGTTGTTGTCGGCTAGACTTGGTGTAGCGACGGGGAGACACTTGGCTGAGCTTTGTAGGGAAGAGTATCCGACTTGGGCTAGGATGGTTTTGTGGGTAATGGCGGAGTTGGCTTTAATTGGAGCTGATATACAAGAAGTTATTGGAAGTGCTATTGCTATTAAGATTTTGAGTAATGGTGCCATACCTTTATGGGCTGGTGTTATTATTACAGCTTGTGATTG TTTCATCTTCTTGTTCCTGGAAAACTATGGAGTAAGGAAGCTGGAAGCATTTTTTGCAGTGCTTATTGCAACTATGGCAGTCTCATTTGCTTGGATGTTTGGTGAAACAAAGCCCAGTGGCACTGAGCTTCTTCTTG GTGTTTTGATTCCAAAACTCAGCTCCAAAACAATCAAACAAGCTGTGGGAGTTGTGGGTTGCATTATTATGCCTCACAATGTGTTCTTGCACTCTGCTCTTGTCCAATCACGAGAAATCGATCACACGAAGAAAGGCCGAGTTCAAGAAGCTCTCAATTATTACTCGATAGAATCTGCTGCTGCGCTTTTAATTTCGTTTATAATCAATCTGTTTGTCACTACTGTCTTTGCCAAGGCATTTTATGGCACCGAAGTAGCCAGTACTATTGGTCTTGTGAATGCAGGGCAGTATCTTCAAGACAAATATGGAGGCGGGTTGTTCCCGATTTTATACATTTGGGCTATCGGGTTGTTAGCAGCCGGTCAAAGTAGCACCATTACCGGCACTTATGCTGGGCAGTTTATCATGGGAGGGTTCTTGAACTTGAAGTTGAAAAAATGGCTAAGAGCATTGATCACTAGGAGTTTTGCTATTGTTCCTACTATGATAGTTGCTCTTGTTTTCGATACTTCTGAGGCAGCGCTAGATGTCTTAAATGAATGGCTTAATGTGCTTCAATCGATTCAAATCCCTTTTGCTCTTATCCCACTACTTTGTTTGGTTTCTAAGGAGCAAATCATGGGTACTTTCAAGATTGGCTCTGTGCTCAAG ACAATTGCATGGCTCGTGGCTGTACTGGTGATAGTGATCAACGGGTACCTTTTATTTGACTTCTTCTCTAACGAAGTCACTGGCGTAATGTTCACAAGTATAGTGTTTGCATTTACCGGCGCATATATCGCATTTATTTTCTACCTTGTTTCTTGGGGTTTTGCTTCATCCGCTTGGCGCCGCTTGTCACCCTCGAAATAG